In Sus scrofa isolate TJ Tabasco breed Duroc chromosome 14, Sscrofa11.1, whole genome shotgun sequence, the sequence tattttaagaaggaGCACATGATGTCTGCTAACAGAAGATAAATGAGAAGCAAACTTGGAAATACATTTTGTCTCTGAATTACTGTACCTACCACTGGGTAAAGATCaaaagagctggagttcctgtcctggctcggcagttaacaacctgactggtatccatgaggatgagggttcaatccctggccttgctcagtgggttaagaatccagcattgccatgagctgtggtataggtcacagatgcggctcagatcctgcgttgctgtggctgtggtgtaggctggcaactgtagctctgattggacccctagcctgggaacctccatacgccgcaggtcaggccctaaaaaaaaaaaaaagatcaaaagagtTCTCTTCAGCTCTTTTCAATTCTGAATATAACATACGGAGCTTCTttgagttcccatgtggcacagtgggttaaggatctggtgttgtcactgcagtggctggggtagTGGCaggggttactgctatggtgtgggttctgtTCCTGCCCAGgggcttccacatgccatgagtgtggccataagaaaagaaaaggaaaaaaaaccaaaaaaccaaatggAGTTCCTCACACTCAcagaatgttttttgttttttgtttttcagaagcaAACTTTCACATTAGAACTGACTATAGCTGCTAAGAATGGATAGGAGGGTGTTTTTCTTCATCTAATAACGATGCCTAAGTCTAGGATAACAAATTGTTGTGAACATTTTTGTCCTCTAGTGAATGTAGTTATCATCATTTTATGTGGCTCTAATGCTGCTCTTTGTCCAGTTAAATAGGAAGGAGCTGTGTGTGTCTAAACACAGAAGCTGTTTTTGGACACTTACCATATCCATTTCTTACTAACCACAAGTAAGATATCCATATCAAACAAAACCTACGTTGGACTTGAAATGTTTTGCAAGACACAGACCAATGATCCAACCATTGTTCCATGATAAGATTTAAGCATTTCCTAGAAAGTTACTGGTGGAGGACAGGGTTGTTGAACATAATCTCCTCAAGACTGACTgggttctctttcttttccaggcCTGATTGTTGGCAATGATATCAGTAAGAGGCTGGCACTTACTTCTGTTCTAACCAGCTACTTTATAAGCGTGAATAGTAACTATGCATATGTGCTGGTCAGCAAAACCAAGGAACAAGAGCTATGGCAGTTGACAAAGTCTATCTGATTCCAGACTGTTTTTCCTGGGTTCCATCACTGGGGACCTCCTCCCCTCCATCTCATCGACAGTGTGGTACCTTTTACCGTTTAATAAAGATTAAGGACATGTTCTTTGGTCAACAACCAGAACTCAAAATCTGCTGGAGTAGGGTCAGAGACCATTTCAGTCACAGCTGAGGAAaatgaaatttccattttatttggtGCCTTGTACCAGGAGCACACTAACTCTTTCGGAAACACGTGAGTGAGAAGAGATTGTGTTTTGTCTGCTAGAAACTCACGGTTATGGCGAGTGACCCAACGTGATCAGTGGGGGcaagagccacagaggaactcatGACGGGCTATACCATGTTGCGGAATGGGGGCGCGGGGAACGGAGGTCAGACCTGCATGCTGCGGTGGTCCAACCGGATTCGGCTCACGTGGCTCAGCTTCACGCTCTTCATCATCCTGGTTTTCTTCCCCCTCATCGCTCACTATTATCTCACCACCCTGGACGAGGCGGACGAGGCAGGCAAGCGGATTTTTGGCCCACGGGCTGGTAGCGAGCTCTGCGAGGTAAAGCACGTGCTGGATCTCTGCCGCATCCGTGAGTCTGTCAGTGAAGAGCTCTTGCAGCTGGAAGCCAAGCGGCAAGAGCTGAACAGTGAAATCGCCAAGCTGAATCTGAAGATTGAAGCCTGTAAGAAGAGTATCGAGAATGCCAAGCAGGACCTGCTCCAGCTCAAGAACGTCATCAGCCAGACTGAGCACTCCTATAAAGAGCTGATGGCCCAAAATCAGCCCAAACTTTCTCTGCCCATCCGACTCCTCCCCGAGAAGGATGATGCTGGCCTTCCTCCCCCAAAGGTCCTCCGGGGCTGCCGGCTGCACAATTGTTTTGATTATTCTCGTTGCCCTCTCACCTCTGGCTTTCCAGTCTATGTTTATGACAGTGACCAGTTTGCCTTTGGCAGCTACCTGGATCCCTTGGTCAAGCAGGCTTTTCAGGCCACAGCACGAGCCAATGTGTATGTTACAGAAAATGCAGACATTGCCTGCCTTTATGTGATCTTAGTGGGAGAGATGCAGGAGCCGGTGGTGCTGCGGCCTGCGGAACTTGAGAGACATTTGTATTCTCTACCACACTGGCGGACAGATGGGCACAACCACGTCATCATCAACCTGTCTCGGAGGTCGGACACGCAGAATTTATTGTACAATGTCAGTACAGGCCGTGCCATGGTGGCCCAGTCCACTTTCTATGCTGCCCAGTACAGGCCTGGCTTTGACTTGGTGGTATCACCACTAGTCCATGCCATGTCAGAGCCCAACTTTATGGAAATCCCACCGCAGGTGCCAGTGAAGCGGAAGTATCTCTTCACCTTCCAGGGTGAGAAGATTGAGTCGCTGAGATCCAGCCTTCAGGAGGCTCGTTCCTTTGAGGAGGAGATGGAGGGCGACCCTCCAGCAGACTACGACGATCGCATCATTGCCACCCTCAAGGCAGTGCAGGACAGCAAGCTAGACCAGGTGCTGGTGGAATTTACCTGCAAAAACCAGCCAAGACCCAGTCTGCCTACTGAGTGGGCGCTGTGCGGGGAGCGGGAAGACCGCTTAGAGCTGCTGAAGCTTTCCACCTTTGCCCTCATTATCACTCCTGGGGACCCTCACTTGGTTATCTCCTCTGGGTGTGCGACGCGGCTCTTTGAAGCCCTGGAGGTCGGGGCCGTCCCGGTCGTGCTGGGGGAGCAAGTGCAGCTTCCTTACCAAGACATGCTGCAGTGGAGCGAGGCTGCCCTGGTGGTGCCCAAGCCGCGAGTGACCGAGGTCCACTTCCTGTTACGAAGTCTCTCGGACAGCGACCTCCTAGCTATGAGGCGGCAAGGCCGCTTCCTCTGGGAGACTTACTTCTCCACCGCCGACAGCATCTTCAGTACCGTGCTGGCTGTGATTAGGACTCGCATCCAGATCCCAGCCGCTCCCATCCGGGAGGAAGCCGCGGCTGAGATCCCCCATCGCTCAGGCAAGGCGGCTGGGACCGACCCCAACATGGCCGACAACGGGGACCTGGACCTGGGGCCGGTGGAGACGGAGCCGCCCTACGCCTCCCCCAAATACCTCCGCAACTTCACCTTGACCGTCACTGACTTCTACCGCAGCTGGAACTCTGCGCCAGGGCCTTTCCACCTTTTCCCCCACACACCGTTTGACCCTGTGTTGCCCTCAGAGGCCAAATTCTTGGGCTCGGGGACCGGATTTCGGCCTATTGGTGGCGGAGCCGGGGGTTCTGGCAAGGAGTTCCAAGCAGCACTTGGAGGCAATGTTCCTCGGGAGCAGTTCACAGTCGTGATGTTGACTTACGAGCGGGAGGAGGTGCTCATGAACTCTTTGGAGAGACTGAATGGCCTCCCTTACCTCACACAAGTCGTGGTGGTGTGGAATTTCTCCCAGCTGCCGTCGGACGACCTTCTGTGGCCTGACATTGGCGTCCCCATCATGGTAATATACATATGAGCAGTTTGTTTTACTGTGTGAGAGATTATTTCACTCTTAATCTCTTTTCCTtaaatatgcttaaaaaaaaaaacctatgcagATTCTTCCCCTTAAATTtctgcttgtttctttttcagtccTTTCAGGCATTGCCAGTTCTGTCTCTACGATTCACTTCCGAAATCTCCTCTAAGATGCTCCAAAACCAGAATTGATAAGGACCCCATGAAGGTTTACAAAAACCCTTGAGTGACCTCATAAACTTCTTCTGTGTCATCACAAAGATGATGATGAGAATGATGATGAAAAGCTAACATTTTAGAAACACTTATGATCTAGACGTTATAATGTAGCCCTTATGGAACTTATGTAATGAATTAGGACAATTTCTTCATTATATATCTGTGGAAGCTGAGGCTTAGCGAGGTTAATCATTTTGCTCAGGGTCATGATTAGCAGTCATGGGTGAACTGAGCTTTAGTGTGTCTGATCCCAGAAACTGCGGTTTTAATCACCTCCCAGAGGGTTGAGGAAGAAGACCTGTTTCATTTAACAGGCTTTAGAAGACTGGAGTCAGGGTTTGATGTTTTGGGAGTTAGAGATCTTGAACCTTTCCCAGAGTCTCTTCCaggttctttctcattctttactTCATCCGTTATGGTCAGAATGTTCTATTTCACAGAGAAATAATAGCCAAATAATAGAACTTTAGTTCTGAATACTTTAGCTTTTGATGTAAGCTTGTCAGTCTAGAGAGATTACCCATTTCTCTTAATTGTGAGAACTTAAAACAAGTCTTAAGCAACCTGGAAACTATTTACCCTGCAGCACAGTATTTTCCAGAAGAAGGTAGCAGAGAAGGGCAGAGATCTGATGGGCCATGCATTGCTAGATGCTTGCTTATGAAAATTAGTATAGTTTTCAGGGAGAATTTGCCTAGAAGGAGAATGTGTAGGCtagatcagtttttaaaaatttttatttcattgaggaactaattcacatgaaatattttctaagtagCACCATGTTATAATGGAAAAGCATGAGTTTTAGAATGATGCAGAGCTGGGATTAAGTAGTCATTTTGTGGTCTTTGATAAGTTAATTCCTTTGACTTCAGGATTAaagaggaatctaaaataatacAAGTTAGGAATCTAGAAAGATGCTCAATAATGATTTAATTCCTACTTATCCCTTCATATcacaggagagagaaggcagtATAGAAATTCTGCTTATGTTAAGAAcagctcagagttcccgttgtggctcagtggttaacgaatccgactaagaaccatgaggttgtgggttcgatccctagccttgctcagtgggttaaggatccggtgttgctatgagctgtggtgtaggtcacagacgtggctcggatcccgcgttgctatggctctggcataggcttggcagctacagctctgattagacccctagcctgggaacctccatatgccatgggagcgggcctagaaaaggcaaaaagaccaaaaaaaaaaaaaaaaaaaaaaaaagacagctctaGCTCACTTCACTGATAAAGCTTCATATCTGTTACATAATTTCTCTTGTGTCAGAACTGTTACTGCTTTCTTTGTCttataaaaatctttgttttaaattttcattaatgcTGCTACTTTCTTATTACTGCTGCtcatctttttttgtattttagttaATTGAATTTATAATCTGAGGTTATTCAAAGATTGCCTAGGGTTCTCAAAACTTTTGATCCCAGAATTTATCTTGCATGTTAAGGAGAGTGTTATGAAGGGGGGGTGGGTTATAGACTTCATCCcaaataaatttaacttttttctttttcagttacaACTTCTTGAAaggcatcaaaattaaaaaaattttttgttctatgaAAGGTAGATACTGCTCAAATAGAATAATAAAGCAgcctttgttttccatttcctgAGTTTTCTTTGAATTTGATAGGGATGTAGAGAAGCTGATGCCACCACAGTTAACAGTGACTAGAGTTCGTCAGAGAACCTACCAGAACTAATCCTTCCTTTTAACTCTGGTGGGAAATAAGTCCTCTTTGATTACTGGGCAGCTTATTGCAACAGTATAATGCCTGGTCAGAAAATGCCAGACACTTTCCAAATGGGGTGCTATTTTGAATGGCTTGTTCATATTAGAGCTACAcgttttttctagttcttctgaaaaagaagaaacactttcAAGATGGAGAATTTAACTCCgttctctaaatatttggattgctttCTGTTTAAGAGAGGCCAGTTTTGGGAGCAGCAGTTGAATTGCTCACCCCTTGGGCAGAGAGCCGACCCTCCCAGATCTCAGGGCTCAGAGGGACTGCCAGCTCTTCCCTGTGGGAAAATGGTGCCCTTATGAGCCACCTCAGAGAGGTTTTTCCACTAAGGATGCAGATATAACCTATCCATTATGTTATTGGTAAATAGAACTTATAAAATTAGCACCAGAATGGTGCCCAGGCAATCTCTTATATTCTGATCCTTCAGGGAAAATGATTTGAAATCAGCATTTTGGTTAAGAGAATCAACCCAGGAACTTATATGCCATTTCAGAAAATGCTAGGAAGTTTGTGCTTCTCTTCTCCTCAGGGTGCCATCAAAGCAGTGGGCATAAATGCTCGATGTTTGTGGGCTATGAACTCTGTTGCTCTCTAGGTGTTTAAGTAGAGAGGGATTGTTTTAGGGGGACCAACTGGGAATTATATGTTAAAATTCCtccttcttttctattatttacGTGAAAGGAGAAACTGCATCGTGATCTTCACTGCCACCACCCTTGGACCCTCCTGCCAAATGCTTTATGTGAAGAGAATTTCAGTTCAAGGGGGGTAGAGCCTGGGCAGAGTGACAGCACTGCACCCAGGGAGATGGGGTATGTGCCACCAGGGCAGTGGGCCTCTTAGCCGAATGGTGTGGGGCGACGGCACAGAGGTGGTGATGGCAGGTGActgctgcctctgtctctctcctgctcTGTGAACAGTCGAATCAGGTTTCTTAGCTCCAGGAGGGAAACAGCAGAGAATGTGTAATGCAAGTCGAATGGAGGGTAGCATTTTGCTGGGGGATTTGAAGGCCTTTTGAAAAACTCCCTCCTCGGTGGGGGGCTACCATATGCATGCTTCTTGAAGATCCCCACTGTTTCCAGGCCTCCAATTGTTTCTGATGATACATCAGCtatttctcaattttttgttTCCGTGTACgtaatgtgttctttttctctggctgctttcaagattctttctttgtatttggttttcagcagtttgactGTGATATGCCTTAGTAATTCACTGAGCTTCTTGAAGCtagtaatttgtgttttctaaaatatttggggaaatttttgttCAGTATTTGTTCAGATATTTTTCTCCCCcattctttccctcctctccttggGAACTCCATTCGATGTGTATTAGCCATTTTGAGATCATCCACAGTTTTCAGtggcttcattttttaaaaatcttttttatctttgatAATTTCTGTTGATTTGTCAAGTTTACTGACTTTTGTGTTAATAGTGCTATTAAGCTCAttgagtcaatttttttttccccctgtctttttagggccacgcccgcagcatatttaggttcccaggctaggagtccattcagaactgtagccgccagcctacatcagggccacagcagcgcaggatctgagccgagtcttcgacctacactacagctcacagcaacttcggatccttaacccactgagcaaggccgggatcaaacctgcatcctcgtggatgccagtcaggtttgttaacctctgagccatgatgagaacttctCATTGAGTcagttttaaatttcagatactGTAGTTTGCACTTCCagtatttccatctttttaaaaataatagtttctgtttctctgctgagatttcctgttttgtttttgctttttcccatTCTGAGCATTCTTTACTTGATGAGCACAGTTATGATAGCCACTTTAACATCTTAGTCTGCTAATTTCAACATACAGGTCATTTGAGTATTTGTTATAATTGAGTTTTTTTCCCTGAAGACTTGGTCAtgtttttttggttctttgtACACCAAACAGTTTTGTATTAAACCTGCACATTGTGAATGTTGTGAAGActgtgaattttgttttatttctctgaaaagtGTTGAGATTTTAGTTTTAGCAGACAGTTAATTAGGTTGGAGTCAGACTTCATGTTTTCTCTCTTGGGTGGCAGGCAGCGCAGATGTTAGTTCAGCCTTTTTGTCTTTATCTGGTCTGCTTGCAAATAGCGCCATGGTTCAGGGTGGGCCAGAGGTTGAGCAGTTTCTACACAGAATCTCAAGCTCCCCCTATCTGGCTCTTTCCATTCTGGAATCTTCTAGGGGCTGTTGTTACCCCGAACTCTTTCTTCTTACTCTTCAGGCCAAAAAGACTTCGATATTGTACGCAAGTTTAAGCTGTCCTGCATGGTACCAACTCTGGCCTACTCTGGTCAAAAGCAGCAGTGATTCTCCCCAAGTTAATAGTTCTTTCCTAAATTTCATAATTTGTCACCTCCTGTTCACTATGTAGTACCTTCAGGTCatgcttttttggtatttttgtccaGAGTTTATGTTACTGTCTGTAGGAGGCTCTGTCTGGGCAGGGGCTTGTTCAGCCATTCTGGAAGCAGGGACCTCCAGGTGGTCTCTTTGTTGATACAGGTTCCCACCCCACATTTTGGTTCATGTTATTACTTTAATCTGACCAGTTAACACATCTTCCTCACTCTGCTCTATATTCTGGAAAGTAGTAATAAATA encodes:
- the EXTL3 gene encoding exostosin-like 3; this encodes MTGYTMLRNGGAGNGGQTCMLRWSNRIRLTWLSFTLFIILVFFPLIAHYYLTTLDEADEAGKRIFGPRAGSELCEVKHVLDLCRIRESVSEELLQLEAKRQELNSEIAKLNLKIEACKKSIENAKQDLLQLKNVISQTEHSYKELMAQNQPKLSLPIRLLPEKDDAGLPPPKVLRGCRLHNCFDYSRCPLTSGFPVYVYDSDQFAFGSYLDPLVKQAFQATARANVYVTENADIACLYVILVGEMQEPVVLRPAELERHLYSLPHWRTDGHNHVIINLSRRSDTQNLLYNVSTGRAMVAQSTFYAAQYRPGFDLVVSPLVHAMSEPNFMEIPPQVPVKRKYLFTFQGEKIESLRSSLQEARSFEEEMEGDPPADYDDRIIATLKAVQDSKLDQVLVEFTCKNQPRPSLPTEWALCGEREDRLELLKLSTFALIITPGDPHLVISSGCATRLFEALEVGAVPVVLGEQVQLPYQDMLQWSEAALVVPKPRVTEVHFLLRSLSDSDLLAMRRQGRFLWETYFSTADSIFSTVLAVIRTRIQIPAAPIREEAAAEIPHRSGKAAGTDPNMADNGDLDLGPVETEPPYASPKYLRNFTLTVTDFYRSWNSAPGPFHLFPHTPFDPVLPSEAKFLGSGTGFRPIGGGAGGSGKEFQAALGGNVPREQFTVVMLTYEREEVLMNSLERLNGLPYLTQVVVVWNFSQLPSDDLLWPDIGVPIMVVRTEKNSLNNRFLPWNEIETEAILSIDDDAHLRHDEIMFGFRVWREARDRIVGFPGRYHAWDIPHQSWLYNSNYSCELSMVLTGAAFFHKYYAYLYSYVMPQAIRDMVDEYINCEDIAMNFLVSHITRKPPIKVTSRWTFRCPGCPQALSHDDSHFHERHKCINFFVKVYGYMPLLYTQFRVDSVLFKTRLPHDKTKCFKFI